AACGTTTGATAGAGTCGATGGAAGAAATGATGACATGAACCCGCTGAGATCCCAACCCAAACCAAATCCCAACATGGATGCAATATCGGTTGGGTTCAGTGAGTTTCTCAAGaaaaaaggaatatatatatatgtatatatatatatgatatcacGTAAAATGATATTGTAATGGGTGACAATCACAAAGAAatgttatttataatatttttaatctattaataaaaataatataatattattaaaaaatattataaatgagtcaAATTGAAAACATTGTAAGGATCCAACCAAAACTGACAAGAAAACTAGTCAGAAAATTACCATTAAAGTTGATGAGAGATATTTTAGATATAATTCGTAATAAGGGACATTTTTCGAGAAAAATAAAACTAGAGATATCTttagagaaaaaataaaatttttttttcagaaaaagtACAATTTcaacatataataataataataataataataataataataataataataataataataataataataataataataataataataataataataattaaatgacCGATCCGTGATTACTACGTACTTGGATGGTTTTCCATCTGGATTCATTTATCTAAGCCGAGGTATTTTGAACTTAGAAAGGAGCCTCCCTTTGCAGTCGCAGGAGAGATGAACGGCCCAGATCACGTGTTTGACCCAATCCGTCCACTCCACGCTCTCACCAATTGGCCGCCTGCCGCACCAATTCTTCCCTACCCACTCGTACACACCGTCACAGAGCGAGTGAGGCGTTTCGACACCCGACCGACGTCACGACTGAGACGACGACAGCAATCGTAACGGCCGATGTCACGAATCGAGAACCGCACCGGCCAGTCGTGACGTACGTCCTGACGAACGTCGAGACGTTATGACGAGCTCCGGAATAAAAGGCGTGCGTTGCGACCTAATATACTAAGTTCTCCTTTTGCCCGTTCTGCTTCTacgtatatataggtatatacgcGATTGAGCTCTTTCGTCCCTAATTCTTCTCGGATACCAATTCGCTACGCGATCGTGTTCCTCCAATCGATCCATGGCGGAGAAGCACTTCAAATACGTGATCCTCGGCGGCGGCGTTGCAGCGGTGAGCTTGCCTCGCGCTCCTCCATCGTTTGATTTCTTGATCGGCTTCCTGTCTTTTATCCTTTCCGTATGATTGCGGGAGAAGGTCGTGGATCCAAGAGTGTGTTTGACCCGTTAGACTATTTAGGGAATGCTGGAGAGATTAAATTGTTTGATTGGACTAATTATGAATTCATGTAATTTTCCCCTTTTTGTGATTTTAGGGATATGCAGCTAGGGAGTTCGTGAAGCTTGGCCTCAACCCAGGAGAGCTAGCAATCATTTCCAAAGAGTCGGTATGGTTTTATATGCTTATTTCCTTCTTGATCATCTTATCAAAACCTTTATAGAACATCCACTGGTACTGGTGCTTTTTTTACATACAGGGAAATTGTGTGTATCTTGCATATGTGGTAACTGAAATATATGGTCTGATTTAACTTTGAAATTATGAGGGGTCATCAAAGTTTTTTTTGCCTGTCAAACAGGAACCAGGCTTTACCGTCTTGGTAGTTAGTAATCATTTCTTTTCATGATGGATTCATTTTCTTATGTTGTATGAATATAATCTAGTATATGAGCACTAGGAAATTGCTATGGCTGCCTTCACCAGCCTCTATTATCCCACAAAATGAACTACCATCTCTGTATAGACTGTTTTCTTTTCCTGTCAAATTCTTCTGTTACTGTCATAGTGAGATGGTTTCATGTCGTTTTAAGGATTGTCCGTGTTATCACaataaatgttttttgaattggaAGCTACAACTCTGATTGTTCTGAGATTAGAATGATTAACTTGGCATCTTAGCATGCGATGGTACAGTAGATGATATTGACATTACATCTTCTCCAATAATTCTTTGAATGATTGGTCCTTGAAAAAAATCATTCAAGAATTGCAGGACGAACAATGATCACATGCGATGTATATAATCTGCTCATATGTTTATCCTGCCTTCAaagcaagaagaaagaatctAGCTAGACGATCCTgtagtatttttataatttccCCTTAATTTAGAATTCACAGGTCATTTTTGACTGAGGCAAAACTTACACCTTAATAACAAATCAGTAAAACATCCAGTTAGATGATTCTTATAGGTATCTTATAATGATTCTATATGTTTTTCCTTAATTTGGGataagaaaatcatttttttattgaacgataaTTCACACTTCCATTCAGTTCATCTTAGACCTTGTTCTTGAAATTTCTGCAAAGATTCTTTATTGATGTATCTTAGTGAATTATTTAGGTGGCTCCTTATGAACGGCCAGCGCTCAGCAAAGGCTACCTTTTCCCTCAAGGTATGTTGAACTTGTAATGGCAAAGAGCCGACAATATGTCTTTGCTGTTGAACCATATAATTTTCATATTTGACAATAACCTCATTGGATTTTGTCATTTAACTGTTCCTATAACCTTAATTCAAGATTGTGTGGTGACTTGAAGATTCCTTCCTGTTGCACATATTCATCTATATCTCAGAATCTTATAATTAAGCATATATATGTTTGATGTTCTTCGTCAGGTTATTTACTTGCACTATACCAAAACATCAGAGTGAAATGCCAAAATATCATATTCACAAAATTCAATCTGACTGCATCTAACGCACATCTTACCAATAGTTCAGTGGTTTCATCATTCATGAACAAAACAACTAATAGTTGAGTTTGCCTGTTTTAGTCATGTTGACTTGCTAGTTCCTCCCCTTTGATTTGTTAAGGTCATTTGGTACCTTGTATTCTGGCTAAAGGATGACCCTTATAAGCAGATCAACTTAAGTAGATCAATCTTTGGTTCTGACATTATACAGAAAGAGATCAAGCTGCTTCGGACCAGATATGTGGCTTTTAGTTGCATATCTTTACAATTTAAATGCTTATAGACATTTGCCTGACAAGTTCCTCTTCAGTGACCATTTTTTTACAGTATTCATGGTTCTGCTTTCCTGTCAATGACTTGTTATAttcatcaatattaaaatttaaatctatgTATTCATGAAAGTTAGATAATCTTGGCAATTAAAAAATCATTAAATTTTGCTTGTTTGTCTGCCTATCTTTTACTACCAGTTGCATCCTTGTAGATGTACATAATCTCTCTTTTGCCAAACATATGATCTATTCCATGGTGAGTAGTTGCATAAGGAATCTTTTAGGTAAAGAAAGATTGATCATAGATTCTTTTCTTTCATCCACATTCTGGTCTACAGGTGCTGCAAGATTACCAGGGTTTCATGTCTGTGTTGGCAGTGGCGGAGAAAGATTGCTTCCAGAATGGTATGCTGAGAAAGGTAAatttgttttctctctctctctctcttttttttgcaTGGTAGAGCTTGCTTAACCTTGAAATGGTTAATTCAGATAGACTATAACTTTATTGTCACATTTCCTGGATCCGTGCATTGTCATTACCCACTGAAATTCTTTATCGGTTATTGCCGATTTTGAGTAGTGTATGGTTGCATGAAATATGAACTAATATTTTTAGGATCTGTTGGTGCCGGTAACTTTAATCAAGAAATGGTAATGCTCTATCCCTTGCTATCTTTGTAGCCAAACTTTTTGCACTTGACAACTCCCTTGCTTGCAGCACTTTTCATCATTCAAACTTTTGTTTAAGATTCTCAAGGATATACTTGGCAGGCATTGAGCTTATACTTGGTACGGAAATTGTAAAAGCTGATCTAGCATCCAAGACTCTTACAAGTGCAGCTGATGTGatcattaagtatgatatttTGATCATTGCTACTGGCTCCACAGTAAGTCAAGGAACTATGAACTGAATAGACACATCTTTTCACATATCTTTGTCCTAATTTTTGAGCTCATATTTGGTTGAACGTCCATCTTGACTTACATTTtcttctccaatttacttgactaAGTCCTATTGAGTCATCAAATACACTTGCCAATTCCTTATTTCATCTAGTTTTTCATTGGATGTCTGTGCTATGTAGGTTATAAGACTTTCAGACTTTGGCGTCCAAGGTGCAGATGCAAATAACATATTTTACTTGCGGGAGATTGATGATGCTGATAAACTTGTTGCTGCAATTCATGCAAAGAAAGATGGAAAGGCTGTAATTGTTGGAGGAGGGTACATTGGTCTTGAGCTTGGTGCAGCACTCAAAATCAATAATTTAGATGTCACCATGGTGTACCCTGAGCCTTGGTGCAGTAAGTTACATTTCAGTGTCTATGAATTATTAGGATGACAAAAGGTCTCATTTCTTTTCACTTGGGGATGTCTTTGCTGTTTGAATATACTGTCTCTCCACGTCCCAGGGTGCAAGGATGCTTGCCTTTATTGTGTTATCAATGGAACTTCATTTAACAGCTCTTTTTTCTTATTCAGTTAATATCATGATCAGCAACCATAAATTGAGTGACTTTTGGCTAATTTTGTGACCTTTGAAAAGATCCTGACTTGATGTATCAAATTCGGTCACTCTAGAGTTCGTGAACATAATAACTTGCTATTCTGATGcaggcccttttttttttttgcagtgcCACGTCTATTTACTGCAGGAATTGCCGCTTTTTATGAGGGTTATTATGCAAATAAAGGGATCAAAATAATCAAAGGGACTGTAGCAGTTGGATTTGATTCTGATGCAAATGGAGATGTAAGTCTCTGGTGCAGTAGAACTCCTAGTGGTAAGTTGGTGATATGGTAATCTTCTTAATCCAAGCCCATAATGTGTTTATCAGGTAACCGCAGTAAGGTTGAAGGATGGAAGAGTCTTGGAGGCTGATATTGTTGTTGTCGGTGTTGGTGGCAGACCACTTATTACACTATTTAAAGGTCAGGTAGAAGAGGAAAAAGGTGGAATTAAGGTGAGACAAACATCCCTTCTTATTATATAATGAACATCAGCTATAATTTGACAAGCTATTGTTTCTGGAAACACAAGCAGAAGAAGTTTCTTGTCTACACTTTACCGTTAGGATGTTACTTTTTATCCTTGGCATGATGTATAAATTAGCCTTTAGACTTAAAAATTTTAGCTTTCTAATGATCACTATCATCCATCCAACTATATATAAGCTGCTGTTAGGAAAGGGCTCTGTAAATTTTGGCTACCTGTTGCTTAAATTGTTACTGCTCATCTTCTTTACTGCTGACATATTGTACGAAATGCCATTTTCATATTCCAACAAAGAAATTTTTACACTGGTATCAGACTGATGGTTTCTTCAAGACAAGCATTCCTGATGTCTATGCTG
This Musa acuminata AAA Group cultivar baxijiao chromosome BXJ1-2, Cavendish_Baxijiao_AAA, whole genome shotgun sequence DNA region includes the following protein-coding sequences:
- the LOC135609977 gene encoding monodehydroascorbate reductase 3, cytosolic-like; translation: MAEKHFKYVILGGGVAAGYAAREFVKLGLNPGELAIISKESVAPYERPALSKGYLFPQGAARLPGFHVCVGSGGERLLPEWYAEKGIELILGTEIVKADLASKTLTSAADVIIKYDILIIATGSTVIRLSDFGVQGADANNIFYLREIDDADKLVAAIHAKKDGKAVIVGGGYIGLELGAALKINNLDVTMVYPEPWCMPRLFTAGIAAFYEGYYANKGIKIIKGTVAVGFDSDANGDVTAVRLKDGRVLEADIVVVGVGGRPLITLFKGQVEEEKGGIKTDGFFKTSIPDVYAVGDVATFPLKLYNEQRRVEHVDHARKSAEQAVKAIKAVEEGESIEEYDYLPYFYSRSFDLSWQFYGDNVGDTILFGDNDPTSAKPKFGTYWIKEGKVVGVFLESGSLEENKSIAKVAKLQPPVQDPEQLEKEGLAFASKI